The Candidatus Tanganyikabacteria bacterium DNA window CTCAAGCACGCGCGGGCCATGTCGGCCGTGCTCGCCCCGACGGTAAACAGCTACAAGCGCCTGGTGCCGGGCTACGAGGCGCCCGTGTACATCTCCTGGGCTCGCCAGAATCGCTCCGCGCTCATCCGCGTCCCGCGCATCAGCCGCGGCCAGCCCAAGGCCACGCGCATCGAGTTGCGCTGCCCGGATCCGTCGTGCAACCCGTACCTGGCGTTCGCGGTCATGCTCAAGGCCGGCCTCGACGGCATCAAGAACAAGCTCACCCCGCCCCAGCCGGTGGAAGAGAACATCTACCACATGGACGAGGCCGAGCGGGCGCAGCGCGGCCTGACGTCGCTGCCCGGCAGCCTGGGCGAGGCGCTTTACGAGACCCGCAACGATCCGCTCATCCGCGAGGCCCTCGGCGACCACATCTACGAGCGCTTCCTCGAGGCGAAGCAGGCCGAGTGGGACGAGTTCCGCATGCAGGTCACGCCCTGGGAGCTCGATCGCTACCTACCTATTTTCTAGGTAGTCGCCTGACCACACGGGGCCGGCAGCAATGCCGGCCCCGATGATTACGTCGTCGGCGCCTCGTCCGGCAGCCACGAGAAGCGCCTGGCGCCCCAGAGCCGGTTGAGCGGGCCGAGGTACTTGAGGGAGTCCTCGCTGCCCGGCGTGAGCACCTTGATCTCAACGGGCGCGAGATCCAGGCGGTCCCAGGTCAACGTCGCGTTTTCGCCGGCGGTGTTGTCGTAGGTGCCGAACGCGATGGTCACGCTGCCGTCGTCGGCCACGTCGATGACGTTGACGGTATGGTTGACCACGCCGTCGCCGTCCCAGTCGTAGAACAGGATGTCGCCCGGCCGTAGATCCTTGCTGTCGACGGTCCCTAGCTCATCGGTGAACCCCGCCGTGCCGTCGGCGTTGCGGTCGTTGATGCGCCGGGTGAACTCCTTGGCGAGGTTGTCGGCGTGCATGCCCGAGCGGAAGTAGTTGGGCCCCTTGACGTTCGGCAGGCCGCCGGGGCGTTCGGGCGTGTAAACGCTCCACTTGCCGATGCCGGCGAACGGGTTGGGCAGGCCCTTCGCCCTGGCGAAGTCCTCGAGGAGCTTCACCGTGAGATCGGCGCAGTCCACTTCGGCCTTCTGCGCGACCAGTTGCGCGACCCGATCCTTGGCGAACTGCCCGTACTCGCGGGCCGCCTTCATGTTCCAGCGCTTGTCGGCGGCGTCCTGGGGGGCGCGATCGTACTCGTCGGGCACTCCGTCGCGGTCGCTGTCGGCTCCGGGGGCCGCGGGAGGCGCAGCCGGCGGCGCGGCGGTTTTGGGCGGGTCGGCCGGCTTCGGCTGCGGCGGCCTGGGCGTCCGGGCGGCGTCGGAGAGCGACAGGGAATCGCCGGGCAACCGCGGCGGGCGCGGGGGCGCAGGCGAGACGGGGGGGCGAGTCGGCGTCGCGGGCCCGGTGGGTGGCACGGCCGGGACGGCGGTCGACCCGGACGTGGCCGGAGGAGACGTGACGGGCGTGGATCCGCCCGGCGGCAGGCGCAGGGCCATGCCTACCCGCAGTTTGCCCGGATCGGCCCCGATGAGCCCGCGGTTGAGGTCGTAAAGCTCGCGCCAGCGATCGCCCCGCCCCATGGTCCGTGCGGCGATCGTCCAGAGCGAATCCCCGCTCTTCACCGTGTACGTCGTCGTGATCCCGGCAGAGCCAAGGATCGAGCCCAAGCGGCTCACCTGTGGCGGCATGCGACCTTCCGTCTTCCCCGCCAGGCTGCACCACGCAGCCCGTCATGTAGGCCTTATCGCGGCCCGCGAAAGGCGTTCGGTTAGGAGACGGCTAAGGACGGGGAAACGAACGGTGAAGAACTACCTGGCGCCGGTGGCGGCCGCCCGGTTGCGGACGTAGCGGTCGAGGAACTCGGCCTTCGTCTCGAAGCTCTTCAGGCGGTTTTCCAGCTTCACCACGCCGTGCCCCTCGTCGGCGAGAAGCAGGTACTCGACCGGGTGGCCCTTCTGGCGCAACGTCGCCACGATTTGGTCGGCCTCGCTCCGCGGCACGCGCGGATCGTTGGCCCCCTGTTCGACGAGGAGGGGCGCCCGGATCTTGTCCAGGTGGTTGACCGGCGAGACTTCCGCGAGGAAGTCGCGGTCGGCCGAGAGCGAGCCGTACTCGGCCTCGCGCAGCTTCCGGCGCCACGGTCCGGTGTTCTCGAGGAACGTCACCAGGTTGGACATGCCGACCGAATCGATGCCCGCCGCCCAGAGATCGGGCTGCATCGTCAGGCATGCGAGCGTCAGGTAGCCGCCGTACGATCCGCCCATCACGACCAGCTTGCTGGAATCGGCGTAGCCGGCCTCCTTGAGCCACTTGACGCCGAACTCCACGTCGCGCAGGGCGTCCTTGCGCTTGCGCACGTCGTCGAGGTGCGTGTAGGTCTTGCCGTACCCGGTGCTGCCGCGGATGTTGGGCGTAAACACCGCGTAGCCCCGCGACAGGTAGTACTGGAAGTTGGCGGCGAAATCCGGCCGTTCCTGGCTCTCCGGCCCGCCATGCAGGAACACGATCGTCGGCAGGCTCCCGTCCCTGGCGACGCCCTTGGGAAGGTAGTAGAAGGCCGGGATCTTGCGCCCGTCGAACGACGGGTACGAGATGAGCGACGGCGCCACGAAAGATGCGCGGGGAATCCCGGCCAGTGCGCTGCGCGTGACCTGCGCGGGCCGGCCGGTCGCCAGGTCCACCAGCCAGATGTTGGCGTTGTCGCGCGGCCCGGTATAGGTGAACGCGATGCGCTGGCCATCCGGCGACCAGTCGAGGCCGTAGATGACGCCCTGCGGGACGTTGGGCACCCGGCGCGGCAGGACGCCCCCCACGTCGAAGGTGAACATGTCGGAGTAGCCGTCGCGATTGACCAGGTACGCCAGGCGCGAGCCGTCCTCGCGCATTGCGACGGATTCGACGCCGATGTCGTCGCGGGTAAGGAACTGGAGCCTGGCCGTGGCCGGATCCAGCACGGCCAGGCGCTTGAACTCGCTGTCCTGGTCGCTCGCGAGGTACAGCTTGCCGTCCCTACCCACGGTGACGGAATCGTAGTTGGCGTTTCCCGAATGTGGCGTGAGCAATCGCTCCTTGCCCGTGGCCAGATCCAGCAGGTAGAGGTTTTCGTCGGACGGCGTCTCCACGCGGGAGTACACCAGGGCCTTGCCGTCGCGGGTGAAGGCCAGCGGATAGTTGTTGCCGTCGTGCGTGACGACGCGCCGGGCCGCCCGGGTGCCCAGATCCAGCACGTAGAC harbors:
- a CDS encoding LysM peptidoglycan-binding domain-containing protein, translating into MGSILGSAGITTTYTVKSGDSLWTIAARTMGRGDRWRELYDLNRGLIGADPGKLRVGMALRLPPGGSTPVTSPPATSGSTAVPAVPPTGPATPTRPPVSPAPPRPPRLPGDSLSLSDAARTPRPPQPKPADPPKTAAPPAAPPAAPGADSDRDGVPDEYDRAPQDAADKRWNMKAAREYGQFAKDRVAQLVAQKAEVDCADLTVKLLEDFARAKGLPNPFAGIGKWSVYTPERPGGLPNVKGPNYFRSGMHADNLAKEFTRRINDRNADGTAGFTDELGTVDSKDLRPGDILFYDWDGDGVVNHTVNVIDVADDGSVTIAFGTYDNTAGENATLTWDRLDLAPVEIKVLTPGSEDSLKYLGPLNRLWGARRFSWLPDEAPTT
- a CDS encoding S9 family peptidase, translating into MRNLLAFLVAAALLAGLGTTRPAHAEQYSIGQYLNIRSSAGGVFTPDGQDIVFLTAITGVPQIWRVPRNSGWPDQLTFYRDAVRHLTRSPAGDWLLFGKDAGGDERVQLYLTRFDGSETVQLTDDPKVIHSFGAFSHDGKRVAYASNARDQAFFDVYVLDLGTRAARRVVTHDGNNYPLAFTRDGKALVYSRVETPSDENLYLLDLATGKERLLTPHSGNANYDSVTVGRDGKLYLASDQDSEFKRLAVLDPATARLQFLTRDDIGVESVAMREDGSRLAYLVNRDGYSDMFTFDVGGVLPRRVPNVPQGVIYGLDWSPDGQRIAFTYTGPRDNANIWLVDLATGRPAQVTRSALAGIPRASFVAPSLISYPSFDGRKIPAFYYLPKGVARDGSLPTIVFLHGGPESQERPDFAANFQYYLSRGYAVFTPNIRGSTGYGKTYTHLDDVRKRKDALRDVEFGVKWLKEAGYADSSKLVVMGGSYGGYLTLACLTMQPDLWAAGIDSVGMSNLVTFLENTGPWRRKLREAEYGSLSADRDFLAEVSPVNHLDKIRAPLLVEQGANDPRVPRSEADQIVATLRQKGHPVEYLLLADEGHGVVKLENRLKSFETKAEFLDRYVRNRAAATGAR